The region ATGGGTGGACGCATCTGGGTTGAGAGCGAGCAGGGCGAGGGCAGCACGTTCTTCTTCACCGCTGAGTTCGGGGTACCGGTCGAGCAGGCAGTGCCGGTCGAGAAGCCGGAGCCGACTTCAGCGCGTGTGCAGGCCCTCAAGATTCTCGTCGCCGAGGACAATGAGATCAACCGCCTTTTGGCCGTTGACCTGCTCAAGGCCAAGGGCCACGAGGTCAAGGTCGTGGAGGACGGCCAGCAGGCTCTGGATGCGCTCAAAGCCGAGTCCTTCGATCTCGTGCTCATGGACGCCCAGATGCCGGTCATGGACGGTACGGAGGCCACCCGGCGCATCCGGGCGGGCGAAGCGGGTGATCCGACAATCCCCATCGTGGCGCTCACGGCCTACGCACTAAAGGGTGATAGGGAGAAGCTCTTGGCTTCGGGCATGGACGACTACCTGTCCAAGCCAATCGACATGGGGGAGCTTGACCGCGTTCTGGCTTGGATCGATCAGGCACGAGAAAGCGGATAAGGCTCACTCGTTACATGGTTGGCGGCGATGATCCGCTCTCAGGGAGGCTCCGTGGCCCTTTCCAGGCTTCTGAGGCTAGGCCCAGGAGCCGCTGGAGCGCGAAAAGCGGCTACACCCAGCCAGACGCGCAGAAACGGCCAGAATGCATTCTGCGTCCTAGAGGCTGTTATGAACTGGCTTTCTAGCGGCTGGAATCACAACAGAATCAAACTTGCGATCTGTAAAGGTTTCTTACAGAATTTCGGCCACTTACATGAGGGTTCATAACACGCTCTAAAAACGTCGCAATAACTGGTTATATTTAATCAAGTCTCCTCAACTTGCCATGCAGGCAAGTTTCGTATCTTGTCTGTGCTTGAGATCATAAGCGCACAGATTATTACAATGGAACGAAAGCGCAAACCAGATTTACGTTGACTCCATATCCAGCCAAATCAAGAACAACTTGTAACCCAAGGACAAGATCACAGCGCCTACGAACAGTCCGATGATACCGGTGAGCATCATACCCCCGATAGCCCCCATCAGAATGACAAGCATGGGGATTTCCACCCCGCGCCCGAAAAGCAAAGGCTTGAGCACGTTGTCCAGCAGCCCAACGGTTATGCACCATACCGTTAAGACAGTTGCTGCGGTAGGCGGCATGATGCTGTAGCCATATATGCATACGGGAATTAAAACCAAGAGCACTGGAATTTGGATGATGGCCAGAAGAAGCACCAGAAAGGCCCATAGTCCTGCCGCGGGTATGGAGGCGACGAAGAGACCCATGCCCGCCAGCAAGGACTGGATTATGGCTACTCCCACCACGCCCAAGGCCACGCTGCGAACCGTATCCCGCGAGATGGCCACGTATTCCTCATGGCGTCTGCCGATAAGGCGGGCAAATAAGCGGTCCACGAAGAGTTTTCCCGCCTCGGCCTTGTACATGACCACGCCGGCGATAATGAGCGACAAGCAAAATTTCAGCAGGCTGAAGCCGAGGCCCATGACGGTGGTAAGCAGCCACCTCCCCATGACTCTGATTTGCGGCGCGAATCGTACCAGAACGGCCTGCAGGTTATCTGCGGCCAAGCTCCATATTTCATGCAATTTATTGCCGATCACTGGCCAGCTCAGCACTTTCCCGGGGGGCGCGGGAACGGTCAGAGCGCCTGCGCT is a window of Desulfocurvibacter africanus subsp. africanus DSM 2603 DNA encoding:
- a CDS encoding AI-2E family transporter, whose protein sequence is MQLLEAAIRIGLLFLLASWCFLLMQPFIPLLAWGIVIAVAVYPLHARLTIALNGRAGLSATLITLFFLSLLLLPAFILLDSMTRSAVTLYEHVSAGALTVPAPPGKVLSWPVIGNKLHEIWSLAADNLQAVLVRFAPQIRVMGRWLLTTVMGLGFSLLKFCLSLIIAGVVMYKAEAGKLFVDRLFARLIGRRHEEYVAISRDTVRSVALGVVGVAIIQSLLAGMGLFVASIPAAGLWAFLVLLLAIIQIPVLLVLIPVCIYGYSIMPPTAATVLTVWCITVGLLDNVLKPLLFGRGVEIPMLVILMGAIGGMMLTGIIGLFVGAVILSLGYKLFLIWLDMEST